Below is a genomic region from Salmo salar chromosome ssa11, Ssal_v3.1, whole genome shotgun sequence.
CCGTTAGTCTCCAAATTGAGTGTGTTTGCACAATATGAAGCTATCATGGTGTGTTTCAGGTGTACACTGTTTAGATAGGCCAGTACTACTAAGCTAAGGAGAAAAATAAAGTTTGAAATTGCGTGACAGGAATGACTTGGTCATTATAACCTCTGCAATAATGTGAAAGTGAGTTTATCAAACCCCTCTCATCTTTCCTCCCCAACCTAACTGTCCTTACCCTACAACCTTAGAAGAATGCACCCTCTCTGAGTGTAAGTTCCCTGTGACAATCAACCTTTGCAAATAAAGATAACTTATTGATTTAACTTGTGACTTGTACTTCACATTCACACATGCTCATACAAAGAAAATGGGCCATTATTATTTTTCACCCTGGGATGTACATAGTCCACGGACCAAAGTTTTGCTGTTTCACAGACGCTGTTATTTCAAAGTCCTTGGATTCATCACTCAGTTCTCTACCCTGGTCCTTGTGATTGTCTGGTGAATTGTTCCTCCATTACTCTGAGTGCCGCTCAGCCCCAGGGCATTGTGGGTAAGCTTCTCAAAGGTCTGGCCGTACCTGAACTTGTATCCTGTGGGCAGATTGAAGGTGACTTGATTAAGACTTGATCTTGATGTGATAATATAATATGATAAATTATAATAATCAAGATGGTAGATATGGAGATTTCAGAGCTGTGTCTGAGGCTTGGTACTGTAGTGTTTTGAAGAAGTTAAGGCCCACCTGGAACATGGCCGGTGTAGGAGGGCAGCAGGCCCCGGTGGGAGGGGTAGACAGTGGGGATGGGGGGCAGGGCTCCTGATTCCTCCCCAGGGAGTTGCAGGGAGGTGGGgtccctcctcatctccttccCAAACTGAACCAGAGCCTTGTTGGTGGTGATGGGGTAGCCCGTCCCAATCAAGAAGCGAGATTTGGGCACATACCCTGTGAAACCTGAATACATGCCCAAATGGAAGATCTAGTCAATACAAAGGGACTCCTATACAGTTGATTGTGCTGCACACTAAAGCAAACAGTATCACATGAGGTATTTCAAATGGTACCTCTGgcatactgtagctacctgagaTGAAGTACTTGTGTGGACTGCTGTCTGCCATGAAGTACGGAGAGCCTTTGGGCTTCCAGGGGTCCATGGTCTTGTAGGGGGCTGGCTCTTTAGAGATGGCCGTCAGAGGGGTGCTCAGTCTCCGAGGCTGGAGGGGATAgatagaatgacagacagacactatGGTTGAGACAGAGAAGGTATTCAAGCTTCTGGCTCCTACCCAAGGCCCTATCCCAGACTATAGACGTTTGATTATAAAAGGAGATTTTCTCCCATGGTATTAATGTGACATTTTTATAATTCAATCAACTTCTAATGCGGGTGCATGGGATTTGTTGGATTATAGTCGGTGTAGTTTCATTGCATCCAATGGCAGTGTCTGCGATAAAGTAATGCAATGAGCcccttgtggatttgacagctctaacgcagttccacctctgaCACCACCAAAACAGTGCTATATGAATGtcaatctgattgaatctagcccGTGACTGATCTGAATCTGTGGGTGGTCTATGATTGGAGTGCTCTCCAGGTTGTGCACCTGGCCTCGTttagacagacagtgagttataCATGACACTGACACAGGATCTCAGCATGGATTATTAAACAGGGatgaccctgtgtgtgtgggtggggcgAGCATGCATGCgtaagtgagagagagcgagagattagAGCTTGGTACTTTAAACTCTGAGATGGTGTTGTTGCTGACAAGCGGTATTGCTGATGCCAGGCGAACCCTCTGCTGGTCCCGGTCAAACTCAGACAGGGCCTCGCGACACGTCTCGGCATACGTATGGGAGAAGTAGTTCTGGCTTTTGGGAACAAAGCCTGTAAAAGACACCAGAGTCAACACAATGCAAAACATACTTTACAGAAGAGAAGGAGTTCTGCTTAATGTATGAAAGCTGAGCAACAGTGTGTTTACCAGTATATCCCGGTATCATCCTCTCCAGATTCCTGCGTTCTCCATGGTGGCTCCTCCAGATCTCGTCCCGTGGGcccgtgtctgtctctgtggAGGGGAAGCAGCCCGTGTGGAGGACCAGGCGACGTGAGCGCGACACCTCCGGAGAGGACAGCAACTTGGCGGTCAGTTGGCCGTAGGTCTTCCCCAGGTGGTACTTCAGCTGGGGGCAGTAACCTGCATACCTGAGGACAGAGAGGTGGTGAGGATTCTGACTAGATTTTAAACAAGGCTTTTTGGATTTATTCTGTCATGTTGACAGTAGTATAAATAATTGAAACCTATTACCATGTCCCTATCAAAGTCTGGCTTTATTGAGGTGAAAGGTGACTATGGATCTCAGGTAGTTAGTTTGAGCTGTGTTGTGTTCCTTCATGTCAGCAAGTTCAGCCTCTGAGTTGAACCTTTCTGGGTACCGTTGCCATGGGTGATGGCCTAGAGCACTGACTTGCTCTTTCTTCCTCAAGGAAATTTCGTGTAGGTTTGTGAAAATGTGTATGTTAATTCCTTAGGCCTATAGTAGGCCTAATGTATGTTATGTGTAATGAGAGAAAGGGCGAAATGATCAAGTAAATCTATGGATTTACGCACGAATAGCCTACTCATTAATGCATCATTGAAAAGGCTAGAATGTAGTAATTTCCCTATACATAGCACACCATGTATGTAATACAAATAAAGCTTAATATTGCACACATATAATTACAGTATTTAATTAATTGATTTGCTAAAATACAAAAGCAAAGCAGTTGTGTGAATTACCTACCCCGGTATGTAGTGCGGATCAGGTGTCACCAGCACCTTACTGAATTTGGGGGGGAATTCCTCCATGTTGGCCATACTGTACCTCTGAACCGGACTCGAGATCTGGGGCCGGGGGGCTGACAGTCACGTACTTTCTAGTGTTTGCGGATGGTTGTCAGGATGTGGACTGCGCGAAGAGATATGTCGACAACGTCTAGACCAGGTCAAGGATCCATTATTCCGTCATTTCATTGTTGCCATTGTGAAGGTCATCTGCTCGCCTTTTGCCCCCAACATTTTAAAGCTtgttgtgtactgtactgtaggctacagCTTGTTGCTTCATTCTGCGGTGGCAAATACGCACCGCCCTCACACATTCCCATGCACCTTATGGTCAAACAGGTCTCAAGT
It encodes:
- the LOC106563213 gene encoding protein FAM166B encodes the protein MANMEEFPPKFSKVLVTPDPHYIPGYAGYCPQLKYHLGKTYGQLTAKLLSSPEVSRSRRLVLHTGCFPSTETDTGPRDEIWRSHHGERRNLERMIPGYTGFVPKSQNYFSHTYAETCREALSEFDRDQQRVRLASAIPLVSNNTISEFKPRRLSTPLTAISKEPAPYKTMDPWKPKGSPYFMADSSPHKYFISGFTGYVPKSRFLIGTGYPITTNKALVQFGKEMRRDPTSLQLPGEESGALPPIPTVYPSHRGLLPSYTGHVPGYKFRYGQTFEKLTHNALGLSGTQSNGGTIHQTITRTRVEN